The Acidicapsa acidisoli genome contains a region encoding:
- a CDS encoding aminotransferase family protein — MSDTVQIAGLTSEQVTGITREYNYGTWRIQKTWKPLHVVDAEGCYFMDAAGKRYLDFSSQLMCVNLGHKNPRVIESIAEQARELPYVLPGYATTSRARLSQKLLEVLPEGLEKFFFATSGTEANEAAFKIARMYTGKTKIISRYRSYHGSTSGSIAATGDPRRWAMEPSGKGQGFVFAPETNCYKCPIKHTYPSCGIACADYIEHMIRNESDVAAVIVEPVVGTNGVLVPPKEYLPRLKAICEEYGVLLIADEVMTGWGRTGKWFCVDHWGVKPDILVTAKGITSAYVPLGLCATTMKIAEYFEEHYFSHGHTYEAHPMTLGPAVTTIEEMERLKLVERAASLEPYVRTKLEALKEKHPSIGDVRGLGLFFGVELVKNRETKEPFNTMRDKVEGKPLVVDLVAAKMMGRGVALQAWVSHFVIAPPLIVTEAELDEGINALDEALAIADALVE; from the coding sequence ATGAGCGACACGGTCCAGATAGCGGGTCTCACGTCAGAGCAAGTCACAGGCATTACGCGCGAGTATAACTACGGCACATGGCGCATTCAGAAGACGTGGAAGCCGTTGCATGTGGTGGATGCCGAGGGTTGCTATTTCATGGATGCTGCGGGCAAGCGGTATCTGGATTTTTCATCGCAGTTGATGTGCGTGAACCTCGGGCATAAGAATCCGCGGGTGATTGAGTCGATTGCGGAGCAGGCGCGCGAATTGCCTTACGTTCTGCCGGGGTATGCGACAACGTCGCGCGCGAGGCTCTCGCAGAAGCTGCTGGAAGTGCTGCCGGAGGGACTGGAGAAGTTCTTCTTTGCGACTTCGGGGACTGAGGCGAACGAAGCGGCTTTCAAGATTGCGCGCATGTATACGGGCAAGACCAAGATCATCTCGCGGTATCGCAGCTATCATGGCTCGACTTCGGGGTCGATTGCGGCTACTGGCGATCCGCGGCGCTGGGCAATGGAGCCGAGCGGCAAGGGGCAGGGATTTGTTTTCGCGCCGGAGACGAACTGTTACAAGTGCCCGATCAAGCATACGTATCCGAGTTGCGGCATTGCGTGTGCGGACTATATCGAGCATATGATTCGCAATGAATCGGATGTTGCGGCTGTAATTGTGGAACCGGTGGTGGGAACCAATGGAGTTCTCGTTCCGCCGAAGGAGTATCTGCCGCGGCTGAAGGCTATCTGCGAAGAATATGGCGTGCTGCTGATTGCCGATGAGGTTATGACTGGGTGGGGACGCACGGGTAAGTGGTTCTGCGTGGATCACTGGGGAGTTAAGCCAGATATTTTGGTTACTGCCAAGGGAATAACTTCGGCGTATGTTCCGCTGGGGCTGTGCGCGACCACGATGAAGATTGCGGAGTACTTTGAGGAGCACTATTTCTCGCATGGGCACACGTATGAGGCGCATCCGATGACGCTGGGGCCGGCGGTGACCACCATCGAAGAGATGGAGCGGCTGAAGCTGGTGGAGCGGGCTGCTTCGCTTGAGCCGTATGTACGCACGAAGCTGGAGGCGCTGAAGGAAAAGCATCCGTCAATTGGCGATGTGCGCGGGCTGGGGCTTTTCTTTGGCGTTGAGCTAGTGAAGAATCGCGAGACCAAGGAACCGTTCAACACCATGCGCGATAAGGTGGAAGGCAAGCCGCTGGTGGTCGATCTGGTGGCTGCCAAGATGATGGGCCGGGGTGTGGCGTTGCAGGCTTGGGTGAGCCACTTTGTGATCGCTCCGCCGCTGATTGTGACTGAGGCGGAGTTGGATGAGGGCATCAATGCGCTGGATGAGGCGCTGGCGATTGCGGATGCGTTGGTCGAATAG
- a CDS encoding pentapeptide repeat-containing protein encodes MTVDISSLRDYATKLLSEAKNHTDFDQVASFIKTLDEIEGERANTIKILEEEKEIQRNREKENRGVWRDLVSSVTPLLTTLVLACTLVFQTYSFRKSEQDKAVDMQRQVEAEEKTRWTEALKLISESEKLSPAEALLQSFTTPAYKELAHQEMLKLLTQKANDPASFEDIFKSTFEPISWDSIPEIVALNIHLGSQADILLNKGQDKKRDIFIESKLSDGDRTALNNLSNEITYTCTEILPLLKSTHDAHLNLNLASVSFSSCDLTGVNLNGADITSVNLSNNVVDRADFSGITKFEGANFSWCAWWRAHRISPQLLKYLTEYYTFNPKGEGWLNTNPKPTKAEYDASLKRLVSQTQQ; translated from the coding sequence GTGACTGTAGACATATCGTCCCTAAGAGACTATGCAACTAAGCTGTTGTCAGAAGCAAAAAATCATACGGACTTCGATCAGGTCGCAAGCTTCATTAAGACTCTCGATGAGATAGAAGGAGAACGAGCGAACACAATCAAGATATTGGAAGAAGAGAAGGAGATTCAGCGAAATCGAGAAAAAGAGAACCGCGGCGTGTGGCGAGACCTCGTTTCTTCGGTGACCCCTCTTCTCACTACCCTTGTACTGGCATGCACACTCGTATTTCAGACGTATTCATTCCGTAAGTCAGAACAAGACAAAGCGGTAGATATGCAGCGTCAGGTAGAAGCGGAAGAAAAAACGCGTTGGACTGAGGCATTGAAGCTCATATCTGAGTCGGAGAAACTTTCTCCTGCCGAGGCTCTTCTGCAAAGCTTTACCACTCCAGCTTACAAAGAACTTGCGCATCAGGAAATGTTGAAACTCCTAACTCAGAAAGCGAATGATCCCGCCTCTTTCGAAGATATTTTTAAGTCGACGTTTGAGCCGATCAGTTGGGACTCCATTCCCGAGATTGTGGCATTGAACATTCATCTCGGATCGCAGGCAGACATCTTACTAAATAAGGGACAGGATAAGAAAAGGGATATTTTTATTGAATCAAAGCTTTCAGATGGTGATCGAACAGCCTTGAACAACCTATCAAATGAAATTACGTACACCTGCACCGAGATCCTCCCACTGCTGAAATCGACCCATGACGCTCACCTAAACCTGAATCTGGCGTCTGTTAGCTTCTCTAGCTGCGATCTTACTGGAGTCAATCTGAATGGGGCTGACATCACGTCGGTCAACCTGTCCAACAATGTCGTTGACCGCGCCGATTTTAGCGGCATCACAAAGTTTGAAGGCGCGAATTTTAGTTGGTGTGCGTGGTGGCGCGCCCATCGCATAAGTCCTCAGCTTCTAAAATATTTGACTGAATACTACACATTTAATCCCAAAGGAGAAGGGTGGTTAAATACCAATCCCAAACCGACGAAGGCCGAGTACGACGCATCGTTGAAACGATTGGTATCACAGACACAGCAGTAG